The following coding sequences lie in one Apium graveolens cultivar Ventura chromosome 3, ASM990537v1, whole genome shotgun sequence genomic window:
- the LOC141712909 gene encoding uncharacterized protein LOC141712909, giving the protein MGTMSMGSRVASFTATLVVLLVSLNFPVIITANYEYESPPYKYESPPPDRYEYKSPPPPEKSPPYKYESPPPPKKYPPPYKYESPPPPKKYPPPYKYESPPPPKKYPPPYKYESPPPPPKKYPPPYKYEYPPPPPKKYPPPYKYESPPPPKKYPPPYKYESPPPPKKYPPPYKYESPPPPPKCPPPPPPPKCPSPPPPPKCPSPPPPPKCPPPSPPKCPPPPKYEYKSPPPPPKYEKSPPYKYESPPPPKDDYKYPPPKYEKSPPYKYESPPPPKDDYKYPPPKYEKSPPYKYDSPPPPKDDYKYPPPKYEKSPPYKYKSPPPPKDDDKYPPPKYEKSPPYKYESPPPPKDDYKYPPPKEGYKYESPPPPYYT; this is encoded by the coding sequence ATGGGAACTATGAGCATGGGGTCTAGGGTGGCCTCTTTCACTGCAACCCTTGTGGTTCTACTTGTATCACTTAACTTCCCGGTGATCATCACTGCCAATTACGAGTACGAGTCTCCGCCTTACAAATATGAATCTCCACCCCCTGACCGTTATGAGTATAAGTCTCCGCCGCCTCCAGAAAAATCTCCACCTTACAAGTATGAATCACCACCACCACCTAAGAAATATCCTCCACCTTACAAGTATGAGTCTCCCCCACCACCTAAGAAATATCCTCCTCCGTACAAGTACGAATCTCCGCCACCACCTAAGAAATATCCTCCTCCCTACAAGTACGAATCTCCTCCACCACCTCCTAAGAAATATCCTCCACCTTACAAGTACGAGTATCCACCACCACCACCTAAGAAGTATCCTCCACCATACAAGTATGAGTCTCCACCACCACCTAAGAAATACCCTCCACCTTACAAGTACGAGTCTCCACCACCACCTAAAAAGTATCCACCACCTTACAAGTATGAGTCTCCACCACCTCCTCCAAAGTGTCCTCCACCACCGCCACCTCCAAAGTGTCCATCGCCACCACCTCCCCCTAAGTGTCCATCCCCGCCACCTCCTCCTAAGTGTCCTCCACCATCACCTCCTAAGTGCCCTCCACCACCAAAATATGAGTACAAGTCTCCCCCACCCCCTCCAAAGTATGAAAAATCACCACCTTACAAGTATGAGTCTCCACCACCTCCAAAAGACGACTACAAATACCCTCCCCCAAAGTATGAAAAATCACCACCTTATAAGTACGAGTCTCCGCCACCTCCAAAAGACGACTATAAATACCCTCCCCCAAAGTATGAAAAATCACCACCTTACAAGTACGATTCTCCGCCACCTCCAAAAGACGACTACAAATACCCTCCCCCAAAGTATGAAAAGTCACCACCTTACAAGTACAAGTCTCCACCACCTCCAAAAGACGATGACAAATACCCTCCACCAAAATATGAAAAGTCACCTCCATACAAATACGAGTCTCCACCACCTCCGAAAGACGATTACAAATACCCTCCACCAAAGGAGGGCTATAAATACGAGTCTCCACCACCTCCTTATTATACTTAG